From Acidimicrobiales bacterium, the proteins below share one genomic window:
- a CDS encoding Hsp20/alpha crystallin family protein, giving the protein MLMRTDPFRDLDRLTQQFFGTATRPAAMPMDAYRKGTDFYVHFDLPGIDPDSIDLTVEQNVLTIRADRPQVSVDGAEMIVSERPTGSFSRQLFLGETLDADAIEADYHAGVLTLTIPVREAAKPRKLSITTSDADKQLAATAS; this is encoded by the coding sequence ATGCTGATGCGAACCGACCCCTTCCGCGACCTCGACCGGCTTACCCAGCAGTTCTTCGGCACCGCGACCCGCCCGGCGGCCATGCCTATGGACGCCTACCGGAAGGGAACCGATTTCTACGTACATTTCGACCTTCCAGGCATCGATCCCGACTCGATCGACCTAACCGTCGAGCAGAACGTGCTTACGATCCGGGCCGATCGTCCCCAAGTCTCGGTCGACGGCGCGGAGATGATCGTCAGTGAGCGGCCAACCGGGTCGTTCTCCCGCCAGCTGTTCCTCGGTGAGACTCTCGACGCCGACGCGATCGAGGCCGACTACCACGCCGGAGTGCTGACCTTGACCATCCCGGTGCGCGAGGCGGCCAAGCCCCGCAAGCTGTCGATCACAACCAGCGACGCCGACAAGCAGCTGGCAGCCACCGCGTCGTAG
- a CDS encoding nitrile hydratase subunit alpha: MSDLTPAQRTEIVERQLREHGHIDPDDVDAAIARAESASGDYPSPALGARVVARAWTDPSFRAGLLADPVNTLSQFHTLTVPIAVLEDTPSLHHVIVCTLCSCYPSELLGNPPQWYKSFEYRSRVVREPRVVLAEFGMDIGPEVELRVHDSTAEQRYLVLPLRPVGTDDLDENRLTALVTRNCLIGTGRPLLP, encoded by the coding sequence GTGAGCGACCTGACTCCCGCACAGCGAACCGAAATCGTGGAACGCCAACTGCGTGAGCATGGCCATATCGATCCCGACGACGTAGACGCCGCCATCGCCAGGGCCGAGTCAGCTTCGGGCGATTATCCAAGTCCGGCACTCGGTGCCAGAGTCGTGGCCCGCGCGTGGACCGATCCCAGCTTCCGGGCCGGGCTCCTTGCCGATCCAGTCAACACTCTGTCCCAGTTCCATACTCTGACAGTGCCAATCGCCGTTCTGGAAGATACGCCATCCCTTCACCATGTCATCGTCTGCACGCTTTGCTCGTGCTATCCGAGCGAGCTACTCGGAAATCCTCCCCAGTGGTACAAGAGCTTCGAATATCGAAGCCGCGTCGTGCGCGAACCGCGCGTCGTTCTAGCCGAGTTCGGCATGGACATTGGGCCAGAGGTCGAACTTCGAGTCCATGACTCGACCGCTGAGCAGCGCTACCTGGTGCTCCCGTTGCGGCCAGTAGGTACCGACGATTTGGACGAAAACCGGCTCACCGCCCTGGTGACCAGAAACTGTTTGATCGGAACGGGTCGCCCGTTATTGCCGTAA
- a CDS encoding SDR family oxidoreductase has translation MGLLEGRVAIVTGGGGGIGAATARTLAAQGARVAVLDIDGPRADLVAAEIESTGGAACVIHTDLSDEVSVRAAVAEIGRRFGRIDVLHNNAALTDSDFLSRDTTVIELDVEVWDRTLNVNLRSQMLMSKHVVPHMVAAGGGSIINMSSGAAFRGDRTRTAYGVSKAGVHALTMYTATSHGKVGVRVNTIVPGLIITDAVKAHLTPQMLQGLGRATLTPFVGTPQDVAELVLFLASDKSRYITGQTFTIDGGMSAHVDSSDR, from the coding sequence GTGGGACTGCTAGAGGGAAGGGTCGCCATCGTCACCGGTGGCGGCGGGGGGATCGGCGCAGCTACGGCTCGGACATTGGCTGCGCAAGGAGCGCGGGTCGCAGTCTTGGACATCGATGGGCCACGAGCCGATCTTGTCGCGGCAGAGATAGAGTCGACAGGTGGAGCTGCATGCGTGATCCACACGGATCTTTCCGACGAGGTGTCCGTCCGGGCGGCGGTCGCTGAGATCGGAAGGCGGTTCGGCCGGATCGATGTGCTCCACAACAATGCTGCCCTGACCGACTCGGACTTCCTCTCCCGAGACACCACCGTGATCGAGCTCGACGTCGAGGTGTGGGATCGGACGCTGAACGTGAATCTCCGTAGTCAGATGCTGATGTCGAAGCACGTCGTCCCACACATGGTGGCCGCCGGCGGGGGCTCGATCATCAACATGTCGTCGGGGGCCGCGTTCCGTGGTGATCGGACCCGTACCGCATACGGCGTTTCTAAGGCCGGCGTTCACGCCTTGACCATGTACACCGCCACGAGCCATGGAAAAGTTGGTGTGAGGGTCAACACGATCGTGCCTGGACTGATCATTACCGACGCCGTCAAGGCCCACCTAACACCGCAGATGCTGCAGGGGTTGGGTCGCGCCACCCTGACGCCATTTGTGGGTACGCCGCAGGACGTGGCTGAGCTGGTGCTGTTCCTGGCGTCGGACAAGTCCCGATACATCACAGGGCAGACGTTCACGATCGACGGGGGGATGTCCGCCCACGTTGACAGCTCCGACAGGTGA
- a CDS encoding helix-turn-helix transcriptional regulator yields the protein MDWPDAAQGVYAISVAAQLCGLHPQTLRVYEREGLVDPDRTAGGTRLYSGHDVQKLRQIAELVETGINVAGIKHILELQDEVRRLKAQVDHLSSRLKQS from the coding sequence ATGGACTGGCCTGACGCAGCACAAGGTGTATATGCCATCTCGGTAGCTGCCCAGCTGTGCGGGCTGCACCCACAAACCCTGCGCGTCTATGAGCGCGAAGGCTTGGTTGATCCCGACCGCACTGCAGGCGGAACCCGCCTCTATAGCGGACATGACGTTCAGAAGCTGCGCCAGATCGCCGAACTGGTCGAGACCGGGATCAACGTCGCCGGAATCAAACACATCCTCGAACTACAAGACGAAGTGCGCCGCCTGAAGGCACAAGTCGACCACTTGAGCTCCCGACTCAAGCAGAGCTGA
- a CDS encoding J domain-containing protein yields MPADPCSGDRMYRRLQVPPEATAQQIRRAYRKLAHDVHPDAHPEDPDASRRFHEITEAYEVLSSPERRARYDRARREPTAFQARPTQAAVSIRLRRSAGWNATTQPVVLGGDALPLGSAPLVAGPVHIGRPAEARSNLSSATAVELTRLMEAIWPWLGMR; encoded by the coding sequence ATGCCAGCTGATCCATGCAGTGGTGATCGGATGTACCGGCGCCTTCAGGTGCCGCCCGAGGCGACTGCCCAGCAGATCCGCCGTGCCTATCGAAAGTTGGCGCACGACGTGCATCCCGATGCCCACCCCGAAGACCCTGACGCCTCGCGGCGATTCCATGAGATCACGGAGGCCTACGAGGTCCTCAGCAGTCCCGAGCGGCGGGCCCGCTACGACCGAGCACGCCGAGAGCCCACCGCTTTCCAGGCGCGGCCCACCCAAGCGGCAGTGTCGATCCGCCTGCGCCGATCCGCCGGTTGGAACGCCACGACCCAACCGGTGGTGCTCGGCGGTGACGCCCTCCCCCTCGGCTCGGCGCCATTGGTCGCCGGGCCCGTGCACATCGGTCGTCCCGCCGAAGCAAGGAGCAATCTCTCATCGGCCACAGCCGTTGAGCTCACCCGGTTGATGGAAGCGATCTGGCCCTGGCTGGGGATGCGGTGA
- a CDS encoding DEAD/DEAH box helicase: MSSSFADLGVPAEAVRDLRARGISSAFPIQAAAIPPAMAGDDICGRAPTGSGKTIAFGVPVAARVGRGRPGAPRALILAPTRELARQIEAEMTQLMGSDRRRRVAAFYGGVGFAAQLNSLRRGVDLAVACPGRLKDLIARGAISLAEVSIVVIDEADRMADMGFLPDVKWILDQVRPDRQTLLFSATLDGDVDQLVRRYQRAPVQVSVETDQQESTIAHHWIDARREDRVDLAAGFVAAHGPTVVFCRTKHGADKVTKQLIATGVKAATLHGGRTQSQRERALRAFSGGRAHALVATDVAARGIHVDGVSCVIHFDLPATAKDYLHRSGRTGRAGSDGVVISFVTPADLAPARVLQKAVGYPISPKSALTGTPEAPRGAPATQGAVAHTASAAAHNVSDSRREPSKSAGRPRGTNRPRSQDPATRKAKPVADRATRTGRPQRRRSRAA, translated from the coding sequence TTGTCTTCATCTTTCGCCGACCTCGGCGTACCCGCCGAAGCCGTCCGTGACCTACGCGCTCGCGGCATCAGTTCGGCGTTTCCTATTCAAGCTGCGGCCATCCCTCCGGCCATGGCCGGCGACGACATCTGCGGTCGGGCTCCGACGGGGTCGGGCAAGACCATCGCCTTCGGGGTTCCGGTCGCCGCCAGAGTCGGCCGGGGTCGCCCAGGAGCGCCGCGTGCGCTGATCCTTGCGCCTACGCGTGAGCTGGCCAGGCAGATCGAAGCAGAGATGACTCAACTGATGGGGAGCGATCGCCGCCGGCGGGTCGCAGCGTTCTACGGTGGTGTCGGATTTGCCGCGCAACTCAACTCGTTGCGCCGCGGCGTCGACCTGGCTGTGGCCTGCCCAGGACGGCTCAAGGACCTGATCGCACGCGGAGCGATCTCCTTGGCCGAGGTATCGATCGTGGTGATAGACGAGGCGGACCGCATGGCCGACATGGGCTTCCTGCCCGATGTCAAATGGATCCTCGATCAGGTTCGCCCCGACCGACAGACCCTCCTGTTCTCCGCCACTCTCGACGGTGACGTCGACCAGTTGGTCAGGCGATATCAACGGGCGCCGGTGCAGGTATCGGTCGAGACCGATCAGCAGGAGTCGACGATCGCTCACCATTGGATCGACGCCCGACGGGAGGATCGCGTGGATCTCGCGGCCGGATTTGTTGCCGCGCACGGTCCGACCGTCGTTTTCTGCCGTACCAAGCACGGCGCTGACAAGGTGACCAAACAACTAATTGCAACCGGAGTCAAAGCGGCAACTCTCCACGGCGGCCGGACCCAGTCGCAACGGGAGCGGGCGCTGCGTGCCTTTTCGGGCGGGCGTGCCCATGCCCTTGTTGCCACCGATGTGGCTGCCCGAGGAATCCACGTCGACGGCGTCAGTTGCGTCATTCATTTCGACCTGCCTGCCACGGCGAAGGACTACCTCCACCGATCCGGGCGTACCGGCCGAGCCGGGTCCGACGGTGTGGTCATCTCGTTCGTAACCCCTGCCGATCTTGCACCTGCGCGGGTCCTGCAAAAGGCAGTCGGCTACCCGATCTCGCCGAAAAGTGCCCTCACGGGCACACCCGAGGCACCACGCGGCGCGCCGGCCACACAGGGCGCCGTCGCTCACACCGCCTCAGCCGCAGCGCATAACGTGTCGGATTCGCGGCGAGAGCCATCGAAGAGCGCCGGCCGTCCCAGAGGTACCAACCGGCCTCGCAGTCAAGACCCCGCTACGCGAAAGGCGAAGCCAGTAGCTGATCGGGCCACCCGTACCGGACGGCCGCAGCGTCGACGTAGCCGCGCTGCCTGA
- a CDS encoding cold-shock protein: MATGTVKWFNSEKGFGFISQDDGGPDVFVHFSAISGNGYRNLEENQKVEFETTQGPKGLQASNVTHI, translated from the coding sequence ATGGCAACCGGCACCGTGAAATGGTTCAACTCAGAAAAGGGTTTCGGTTTCATTTCCCAAGACGATGGCGGTCCTGACGTGTTCGTTCATTTCAGCGCCATCTCCGGCAATGGGTACCGCAACCTCGAGGAGAACCAGAAGGTCGAATTCGAGACCACTCAAGGACCCAAGGGCCTCCAGGCCAGCAACGTCACGCACATCTGA
- a CDS encoding cold-shock protein yields MPTGTVKWFNGEKGFGFITQDDGGPDVFVHFSAISGSGYRNLEEGQKVEYETTQGPKGLQAANVQAL; encoded by the coding sequence ATGCCAACCGGCACCGTGAAGTGGTTCAACGGGGAGAAAGGCTTCGGCTTCATCACCCAAGACGACGGCGGCCCGGACGTGTTCGTGCACTTCAGCGCCATCTCCGGCAGCGGCTACCGCAACCTCGAAGAAGGCCAAAAGGTCGAGTACGAAACCACCCAGGGCCCCAAAGGCCTCCAAGCAGCCAACGTTCAGGCGCTTTGA
- a CDS encoding SH3-like domain-containing protein, with the protein MHDLGGMHGFGPVTIEEAEPVFHEPWEGRVWRMVRAVIGPGTTTDRIRYTIEQMPPGDYLAASYYERWLWAVERLATEQGLLDSSDRLPVIERPSPVTPTWSGRFQPGAVVRVGNPVTTGHTRVPRYLRGHVGRVERIAFAWPNPGESAEKGVYGQPELVYTLAFAGRELFGAGADHTLTADVAERDLEEP; encoded by the coding sequence ATGCACGATCTTGGTGGTATGCACGGCTTCGGCCCGGTCACGATCGAGGAAGCCGAACCGGTATTTCACGAACCGTGGGAGGGCCGAGTTTGGCGAATGGTGCGTGCCGTGATCGGCCCGGGCACCACGACCGACAGGATCCGATACACCATCGAGCAGATGCCGCCCGGTGATTATCTGGCTGCCAGTTACTACGAACGATGGTTGTGGGCTGTCGAACGGCTCGCTACCGAGCAGGGACTCCTCGACAGTTCGGACCGACTTCCAGTGATCGAGCGCCCATCGCCGGTCACGCCGACATGGTCGGGTCGGTTCCAGCCCGGCGCAGTGGTCCGGGTTGGTAACCCGGTCACGACCGGACATACGCGGGTGCCTCGCTACCTCCGCGGCCACGTCGGTCGCGTCGAGCGAATCGCATTTGCTTGGCCCAACCCGGGAGAGTCCGCGGAGAAAGGGGTTTATGGTCAGCCCGAGCTGGTCTACACCCTTGCCTTCGCCGGGAGAGAACTGTTCGGGGCTGGCGCCGATCACACCTTGACCGCGGACGTAGCCGAGCGCGACCTGGAGGAGCCGTGA
- a CDS encoding sigma-70 family RNA polymerase sigma factor: MLNKRAVQPDEDLVRLYLNDVGKYALLTRTDEVRLAQTVEAGRDARVELSRNEELTPSRQRELRRLVRQADDAADTFVTANLRLVVSIAKKYQGSQLPLLDLVQEGNLGLIHAVEKFDWRRGFKFSTYATWWIRQAVTRGIANTGRTVRLPVHAGDLLNRVSKSRARLEAKLGRRPTIAELAQDLELDEDKLIEIIRYAGEPVSLSETPWAESDSELGDVIEDRSAASPFEAAAASLLAGEVAKLLVVLDERERVILQLRFGLDRGEPRTLDEVGAHFNLTRERIRQIEARAMAKLRHPTLELNPHDLLSG; encoded by the coding sequence GTGCTCAACAAGCGTGCTGTCCAGCCCGACGAGGACCTCGTTCGGCTCTACTTGAACGACGTCGGGAAGTACGCCCTGCTGACCAGGACTGATGAGGTCCGGTTGGCTCAGACGGTGGAAGCCGGCCGCGATGCCCGGGTTGAACTGTCCCGAAACGAAGAGCTGACCCCGTCGCGACAACGCGAGCTGCGCCGCCTCGTCCGCCAAGCAGACGATGCCGCCGACACCTTTGTCACGGCCAACCTGCGGCTGGTGGTGTCCATCGCCAAGAAGTACCAGGGCTCCCAGCTGCCCCTGTTGGACCTGGTTCAAGAAGGGAACCTCGGTCTGATCCACGCGGTGGAGAAGTTCGACTGGCGAAGAGGCTTCAAGTTCTCGACCTACGCCACCTGGTGGATACGCCAGGCCGTCACCCGAGGGATCGCCAACACCGGGCGCACGGTGCGGCTCCCAGTTCATGCCGGGGATCTCCTGAACCGGGTTTCCAAGTCCCGGGCCCGGCTCGAGGCGAAACTCGGCCGCCGCCCGACCATCGCTGAGCTGGCGCAAGACCTCGAGTTGGACGAAGACAAGCTGATCGAGATCATCCGCTACGCCGGCGAGCCAGTATCACTCTCCGAAACGCCATGGGCCGAGAGCGACTCCGAGCTCGGTGACGTCATCGAAGACCGCTCCGCCGCGTCGCCTTTCGAGGCGGCCGCCGCGTCGCTTCTCGCCGGTGAGGTGGCCAAGTTGCTCGTGGTTCTCGATGAGCGGGAGCGAGTCATCCTCCAGCTCCGGTTCGGCCTCGACCGCGGTGAGCCCCGAACCCTTGACGAAGTCGGTGCCCATTTCAACCTGACCCGCGAACGTATACGCCAGATCGAAGCCCGAGCGATGGCCAAGTTGAGACACCCCACGCTCGAGTTGAACCCACACGACCTGCTCAGCGGATAG
- a CDS encoding NAD-dependent epimerase/dehydratase family protein: MTQKILVTGATGLAGANICRLLRERGDEVRALARASADTSPLTALGVEIATGDITDAKDVRRAAAGCEAAIHSAALLGGASQNLSDFEAVNARGTKHLLDAAEAEGLGRVVAVSTSTFFDTFGSVEREDAPLLKETSSDPYTVTKMAAFKDVMARAARGMDVVSAHPGAIFGPSPVVSNALGITSFNRVLLSALRKRIERYLRFPVSWVYAEDVARGCILALDKGVAGERYMLDGQPDDVVSIAEACNRMCELAGLEHRVLDVAPSDDPEVVAVFGPTLLAIAEKAARGTTERTPLQETKTWKRLGYDPISLDAGLRRTSAWLKEIGKFP; the protein is encoded by the coding sequence GTGACGCAGAAGATCCTCGTCACGGGAGCCACCGGACTGGCAGGTGCCAACATTTGCCGTCTGCTCAGGGAGCGGGGCGACGAGGTGCGAGCCCTCGCCCGAGCCAGCGCGGATACATCGCCCCTCACCGCACTTGGCGTGGAGATCGCCACAGGCGACATCACCGATGCGAAGGACGTCAGGCGGGCCGCGGCTGGTTGCGAAGCTGCCATCCACTCGGCGGCGTTGCTCGGCGGAGCCAGCCAGAACCTGTCTGATTTCGAGGCGGTCAATGCCCGCGGCACCAAGCATCTGCTGGACGCGGCGGAGGCGGAAGGATTGGGTCGCGTGGTTGCGGTGAGCACCAGTACCTTTTTCGACACATTCGGCAGCGTCGAGCGCGAAGACGCACCGCTCTTGAAAGAGACCAGTTCCGATCCCTACACGGTCACCAAGATGGCAGCCTTCAAAGACGTCATGGCCCGAGCGGCGCGTGGCATGGACGTGGTCAGCGCTCACCCTGGCGCTATCTTCGGTCCGTCGCCCGTAGTCAGCAACGCGCTAGGGATCACCAGCTTCAACCGTGTCTTGTTGTCTGCTCTTCGGAAGCGCATCGAGCGGTACCTGCGTTTCCCCGTGAGCTGGGTTTATGCCGAAGATGTGGCGAGAGGCTGCATCCTCGCACTGGACAAGGGTGTGGCAGGTGAGCGATACATGCTCGATGGCCAGCCGGACGACGTGGTTAGCATCGCCGAGGCCTGCAATCGCATGTGCGAACTCGCCGGCCTTGAGCATCGCGTGCTGGACGTGGCGCCCTCAGACGATCCCGAAGTGGTAGCCGTGTTCGGTCCGACCCTTCTCGCCATCGCCGAAAAGGCGGCCAGGGGGACCACGGAGCGTACTCCCCTGCAAGAAACGAAGACGTGGAAACGGCTGGGCTACGACCCGATCAGCCTGGACGCGGGCCTGCGACGGACGTCGGCATGGCTGAAGGAGATAGGGAAGTTTCCCTGA
- a CDS encoding tetratricopeptide repeat protein has translation MSLPRPVSSFIGRDKQVGEITSFLTGGARLLTLTGPGGSGKSRVAIEAAATADTWFDGSVFWVGLSALRAPSLVIESLARVVGAETKERVAAHIGSRSMLVVLDNFEQVIDAAPELLGLLESCPNLRVLVTSRELLRVRGEVEYAIPPLEDSEAVELFCSRARVSSGEAVTELCRRLDKLPLALELAAARTRVLSPTQILGLLSKRLDLFKGGRALEPRQRTLRATIEWSCQLLEPDELTLLSRLAVFEGGCTLQAVEEVTDADVDLLQSLVDKSLLQHGGERFSMLETIREYALELLSAGGEDDEIRSRHLRWCVSFVEESERELVGPQQNEIWLRMQVEFPNLRAAFARTIATGDSESALRLVACRRVSQAVQGPVAERLAWVEAALSLPGEVDVLLRARALRELGDMRRLGGELDQARIVLGEALAIQRRLCDEAESGHTAFLLGRLESAAGRSERAYEITEAAADVARRTGDRQALGESLAQLGEIVYDMGDPQRAQPVLAEGLGLARTSGDVHSAANALLVLGMIERDDGRIREAQGLFDQALEIQRGLSDWNCVSVSLSLLGDLALRRGAPDRAAALWTESLELQGSRGQWYRALDSLWGLGLLAAEGGQVQRAARLLGAEDRLRRDAGTPFRLGTASRRDSARQSLRDKTDEATFTRAWQEGLGMDRAEALAYAADACQSDVSDSPEEPALGELNILRAEGDYWTIVFQSGTFRLRDSKGLHFLAHLLKHPGREFHVLDLVTIESGDTPTRTAARRSLRNVQRHRDGNVSPLLDEQAKSSYRARLRDLEEELNEATDWADPARASLIRGEMDFLTYELTAAMGLGGRDRNTGSAAERARVNITRAVHSALARIREHSPPLADHLDTTIRTGTYCAYMPDPRAPISWRT, from the coding sequence GTGAGCCTCCCGCGGCCGGTGAGTTCCTTTATCGGTCGGGACAAGCAGGTAGGAGAGATCACCTCCTTCCTTACAGGCGGCGCCCGTCTGTTGACCTTGACCGGTCCGGGGGGATCAGGCAAGTCACGTGTTGCGATCGAAGCGGCGGCCACGGCCGACACGTGGTTCGACGGGAGCGTGTTCTGGGTTGGCCTGTCAGCGTTGAGGGCGCCCAGCCTCGTTATCGAGTCGTTAGCACGGGTGGTCGGCGCCGAGACCAAGGAAAGGGTGGCGGCTCATATCGGATCACGTTCGATGCTCGTGGTCTTGGACAACTTCGAACAGGTGATAGACGCCGCTCCTGAGCTGCTCGGTCTCTTGGAGTCGTGTCCGAACCTACGCGTACTCGTCACAAGCCGAGAGCTGCTTCGAGTTCGAGGAGAGGTCGAGTACGCGATCCCTCCTCTGGAGGATTCAGAGGCAGTGGAACTGTTTTGTTCTCGGGCTCGAGTGTCTTCCGGCGAAGCTGTCACCGAGTTGTGCCGCCGCCTCGACAAACTGCCCCTCGCTTTGGAGCTAGCCGCGGCACGTACTCGTGTCCTTTCACCGACGCAGATCTTGGGACTGCTCTCCAAACGGCTGGACCTATTCAAGGGGGGAAGGGCTCTCGAGCCCCGTCAACGGACTCTGCGAGCGACAATCGAATGGTCGTGCCAGCTACTCGAGCCAGACGAGCTGACTCTCCTTTCGCGCCTTGCGGTGTTCGAGGGGGGATGCACGCTTCAGGCTGTCGAGGAGGTAACCGATGCGGATGTCGATTTGTTGCAATCGCTGGTCGACAAGAGCCTGCTGCAGCATGGTGGCGAGCGGTTTTCGATGCTCGAGACGATCCGGGAGTATGCACTCGAGCTTCTGTCGGCTGGCGGCGAGGACGACGAAATCAGATCGCGCCACTTGAGGTGGTGTGTGAGTTTCGTCGAAGAGTCGGAGCGGGAGCTCGTCGGGCCGCAGCAGAACGAGATCTGGTTGCGGATGCAGGTCGAGTTTCCCAATCTGCGGGCGGCCTTTGCTCGCACCATCGCCACCGGCGATTCCGAATCCGCGTTGCGCCTGGTCGCTTGTCGAAGGGTCTCTCAGGCTGTTCAGGGGCCCGTCGCTGAGCGACTTGCCTGGGTCGAGGCGGCTCTATCGCTGCCTGGTGAGGTAGATGTCTTGCTGCGTGCAAGGGCTTTGAGGGAACTCGGCGACATGCGCCGACTGGGGGGAGAACTAGACCAGGCCCGGATCGTTCTAGGAGAGGCGCTTGCCATCCAGCGCCGGCTCTGCGATGAGGCCGAGTCGGGGCATACCGCATTCTTACTCGGTCGACTGGAGTCTGCCGCCGGTCGGAGCGAACGCGCCTACGAAATCACTGAGGCGGCTGCGGACGTCGCTCGGAGGACGGGTGATCGACAGGCGCTTGGTGAGTCGTTGGCACAGCTGGGAGAGATCGTGTACGACATGGGGGATCCGCAGCGAGCTCAGCCCGTACTCGCGGAGGGGTTGGGTCTGGCTCGAACCAGTGGTGATGTGCACAGCGCCGCGAACGCGCTTCTGGTCCTTGGCATGATCGAACGGGACGACGGACGTATTCGTGAGGCACAAGGTCTGTTTGATCAGGCCCTTGAGATTCAGAGGGGACTGTCTGATTGGAATTGCGTCTCCGTGTCCCTCTCCCTTCTCGGAGATCTTGCGCTGAGACGAGGTGCCCCTGACCGGGCGGCGGCCCTCTGGACGGAGAGCCTAGAGCTGCAGGGAAGCAGGGGGCAGTGGTACCGGGCCTTAGACTCCCTGTGGGGTTTGGGTCTGCTCGCCGCTGAGGGTGGACAGGTGCAGCGGGCGGCGAGATTGCTCGGGGCGGAAGACCGTCTCCGGAGGGATGCCGGTACGCCATTTCGGCTCGGAACGGCGAGCCGTCGCGACTCCGCGCGGCAATCGCTACGCGACAAGACGGACGAGGCGACGTTCACTCGCGCCTGGCAAGAAGGACTCGGAATGGATCGGGCCGAGGCGCTGGCGTATGCGGCGGACGCATGTCAATCCGACGTCTCGGATTCGCCCGAAGAGCCAGCCCTCGGGGAATTGAACATCCTTCGTGCCGAAGGCGACTACTGGACGATCGTCTTCCAATCGGGAACCTTCAGATTGAGAGACAGCAAGGGCCTTCATTTTCTCGCCCACCTGTTGAAGCATCCCGGGCGAGAGTTCCACGTGCTCGATTTGGTCACGATTGAAAGCGGCGATACTCCAACCCGGACAGCGGCACGACGATCCCTTCGCAATGTCCAACGCCACCGGGACGGCAACGTTTCGCCTCTGCTAGATGAGCAGGCCAAGTCGAGCTACCGGGCCAGGCTGCGCGACCTCGAAGAGGAGCTCAACGAAGCTACGGACTGGGCGGACCCCGCTCGCGCGTCACTAATTCGCGGAGAAATGGACTTCTTGACCTACGAGCTGACCGCTGCTATGGGCCTCGGCGGTCGGGACCGCAACACCGGCTCAGCCGCCGAAAGGGCCAGGGTCAACATCACCCGAGCCGTCCATTCGGCGTTGGCCCGGATCCGTGAGCACAGCCCACCTCTGGCTGACCATCTCGATACCACAATCCGAACCGGCACATACTGCGCCTACATGCCCGACCCGAGGGCCCCAATTAGCTGGCGCACCTGA
- a CDS encoding dihydrofolate reductase family protein, whose translation MGAPVVVVTHRPPPKNAATRFPRTTFTGDLEEAVATAKELAGDKFVTIASASIIQQALGLGLVDELCISQVAVLFGTGIRYFGDLIGGHVMLEDPVVVQGTRALHLRYPVRR comes from the coding sequence GTGGGCGCGCCGGTGGTCGTCGTGACCCACCGGCCGCCGCCTAAGAACGCTGCGACGCGGTTCCCGCGGACGACCTTCACCGGCGACCTCGAGGAGGCCGTCGCTACGGCGAAGGAACTGGCCGGCGACAAGTTCGTGACGATCGCCAGCGCCAGCATCATCCAGCAGGCACTCGGCCTCGGCCTCGTCGACGAACTGTGCATCAGCCAGGTGGCTGTGCTGTTCGGCACCGGTATCCGCTACTTCGGAGACCTTATCGGCGGCCACGTCATGCTCGAAGACCCGGTCGTAGTGCAAGGCACCCGAGCGCTTCACCTCCGCTACCCGGTTCGACGCTGA